One Triticum dicoccoides isolate Atlit2015 ecotype Zavitan chromosome 5B, WEW_v2.0, whole genome shotgun sequence genomic window carries:
- the LOC119306057 gene encoding auxin-responsive protein SAUR36-like, protein MISPRSLVQQAKKWQQMAALRNRRPATMGPIHDANLRGASAIADKGHCVVYTTGGERFEVPLAYLSTTVFGELLRMSEDEFGFTSEDRITVPCNAAVMAYVICLLKRKPSEEVERAVLSSVVMPRSNQSGIAMVCTGLGQSMAIF, encoded by the coding sequence ATGATAAGTCCTAGGAGCCTAGTTCAGCAGGCAAAGAAGTGGCAGCAGATGGCAGCCCTCAGGAACCGGAGGCCGGCGACGATGGGGCCGATCCACGACGCCAACCTGCGGGGCGCATCGGCCATCGCAGACAAGGGCCACTGCGTTGTCTACACTACCGGTGGAGAGCGGTTCGAAGTCCCGCTGGCGTACCTCAGTACAACGGTGTTCGGGGAACTCCTGAGGATGTCGGAGGACGAGTTCGGGTTCACGAGTGAAGACAGGATCACGGTACCTTGCAACGCGGCGGTGATGGCGTATGTGATATGCTTGCTTAAAAGAAAGCCTTCAGAGGAGGTGGAGAGAGCCGTCCTTAGCTCTGTGGTAATGCCACGCAGCAACCAGAGTGGCATCGCCATGGTTTGCACGGGTCTTGGCCAGTCAATGGCTATATTTTAG